TGATTCTTCAGCTTCACAGTTCCACCTGGAAAATTCAGATTACTGCGTTTCAAAGCCATGAGAACCTGAGGAATACTCAGATTATTGGCCAACAACAGATCAGGGTCAAGCTCAACGGCCACTTCACGCTCTTCACCACCAAACATTTCGACTTGATTGACACCGGAAACCCTGGCCAAACGATCTTTGATCAACTCAGCCTGGGTCCGCAGGATATGGGGGTGAAAATCCCCGTATATATTTAAAATACTAATGGGTGAATTAGAAAAGTCCACATCCTGAACCGTAACATTCTCGACCTCATCGCTCAGGTCAGGGATGGCTTCATTCACTTGCTCCTTCAGATCATCCAGACTGGTTTCCATATCCGCATCTGTAGAGAATTTGATTGTAATAAAACCAACATTCTGAATGGCATACCCAACGATCTCTTCCACGTCCTGCAGTTGAGCCAGTTTTTCTTCAAGTGGCTTCAGAATCTCCATTTCTACTTCAGAAGGAGCCGCACCCACATAGGTTGCAGACACAAAGGCATAAGGTATTTCAACATCGGGAACCAGTTCCAGTGGCAGCGTAAAATAGGCAGCCATACTGGCAATAAAAATCAGCAGCGCACCAAACATGACCGCTTTAGGGTGATTTATGGCCTGTTTTGATAGTTTCATGAAGCGTCCTCCCCCTACTCCACGATGTCCAGAAGGGTACCATCCTGCACATCATTGTACCCCTTAACGATCAAGATATCACCAGGGGAAACCTCGGCATGGATAAATACTTCCGAGCCTGATAATGCACGGATCGTGACTGCCTTTTGAACAGCCAGGCTGTCTTCTGCGACATAAATGAATTGGCTGGTTCCATCATCCTGAATCAGATTCAAGGGGACAACCAGGGCTGCCTTATAGTATTCTAGAACAATCCGAACATCAGCTATCAAACCCAGTTTCAAGCCACTAACATCACCGATCAGGCGTACCTCAACATCATAGTTATTTGAAAAATCCTTGGGTGCCATGCCAACCCGAAGCACTTCGCCGGTGAAGGTGCGATCCGGGAAAGTTTTGAATGTGACCTGAGCCTGTTGCCCCGATCTGATCTGGCCGATCCGGGCTTCCGGAACGGGAACTATTATTTTTAACTGATCCATATCAGCGAGAACGAAAGGTGGCTGCATGGCAGAACCGGGGGCAACCAGATCTCCCACATTTAAATTTTTTGTGACGATCCAACCGCTGAAGGGTGCACTGAGAACCGTATTCTCCATGGCATTCTTCGCCTGAGTAAAGCCAGCCCTGGCATTGTCCAAACCAATTCGAGCCATTTCAAACTGGTCTGATGAGATCACCTTTGAACTATATAAGGAACGGGAACTTTCCAGATCGCGTTTGGATTTCTCAAACATGGATCTTGCTTGCGTGTACATGGTTGCATAAACATCCGGTTCTATACTAGCCAGCCGTTGATCCTGCACTACATGATCACCCACTTGAGCCCAGATGGAATCAACCTGTCCGGCTGATTGGAACAATAGCATGACCTGGTTTTCAGAGACCACCCGTCCGATACTATGGTAGTCGATCTGGAAGGGTTGATACTGAACTGGAGTGACGGCTACTGGTACTCTTTGCACGATCTGCTCTTTGGTGTCTGTCTGTCCACTGCAACCTGCCAGCAAAAGCCAGCTGGTGGCCATTATAATTATCATCGTAGCTGTTCTGATACTTCCCATTATTCTTCTCCAAGAGCACGCGTTAATGATGCCCGTGCACTGTTATATTCAAAATACGCCTGATAAAGTCCCAACTCAGCCTGATCGCTGGCCGATTGAGCATCCAACACCTGAAGTTGACTGGCCATCCCTTGTTGAAAAAGACGTTGGGCCATATCCACTCCTTTATGAGCTTGTTTGACACCCTTACGACCGGCTTCGATCTTCCGGGATGATTCCACAATACTGAGATAAATATTCTTTAGTTCGAGGAGCAGGTTTTCCCTGACATCCTGTTGCTGATATTCAGCTTTACGGTGATCAGCACGGGCTTTCTGAACTCTGGCTGTAGAACCGAAACCGTTAAATAGCGGGAGGTTAATACCAAGTGCCAGAGATGATGACTCTCTGAATTCAGCCTCCTCATAGCTTCCATCATTAAAGGGTAGCATCTGCTGAAAAGAACCTGTCAGTGCAACCGAGGGCATGAACTCGGCCTTGACCATGAGAATATTCTCTTTCATCAGTTGCACATTCGAATTTAGTTGATCAAGTAAGGGTTGATTGGACAGTAATCTCTGTTCCAGATCAGCCAGTACCAGATCACTTTTGATCTCGACCTCAAGTTGGCCAAGGGTCTTGATATCCTGTTGAATGCTCAGTCCGCAATTTCGTTTGAACGCTGCCAGAGCCAGGGCGCGCATCTTACGTGCATTACTGACCCGGGTGGTCTGGTTGGCGACTTGCACATCAGCTCTGATCACATCAAATTCGGCTGTTTTCCCCTGGGCATAAAGAGCTGAAACATTATCTAAATTCTGTTTCATCACTTGGAGAGACTGTTCCATAACAACGGTCATTCTATCAGCCAGGAGGGTCTGGTAAAAAGCTTTTTTTGTGTTCTCAATAACAGAAAGGCGGGTGACTTGAGCAACCGAATTAGCCAGATCGCCATAGACATTGGCTCCTCTGATCGCGGCGA
This genomic interval from Candidatus Neomarinimicrobiota bacterium contains the following:
- a CDS encoding efflux RND transporter permease subunit → MKLSKQAINHPKAVMFGALLIFIASMAAYFTLPLELVPDVEIPYAFVSATYVGAAPSEVEMEILKPLEEKLAQLQDVEEIVGYAIQNVGFITIKFSTDADMETSLDDLKEQVNEAIPDLSDEVENVTVQDVDFSNSPISILNIYGDFHPHILRTQAELIKDRLARVSGVNQVEMFGGEEREVAVELDPDLLLANNLSIPQVLMALKRSNLNFPGGTVKLKNQDIFVRTVGKFTEIHDIENTILGVDATGNIKRIRDVGTVIDGYETPSSYSRYQGKNSVTLLITKRPGAHIVEATEAIEAT
- a CDS encoding efflux RND transporter periplasmic adaptor subunit; this translates as MGSIRTATMIIIMATSWLLLAGCSGQTDTKEQIVQRVPVAVTPVQYQPFQIDYHSIGRVVSENQVMLLFQSAGQVDSIWAQVGDHVVQDQRLASIEPDVYATMYTQARSMFEKSKRDLESSRSLYSSKVISSDQFEMARIGLDNARAGFTQAKNAMENTVLSAPFSGWIVTKNLNVGDLVAPGSAMQPPFVLADMDQLKIIVPVPEARIGQIRSGQQAQVTFKTFPDRTFTGEVLRVGMAPKDFSNNYDVEVRLIGDVSGLKLGLIADVRIVLEYYKAALVVPLNLIQDDGTSQFIYVAEDSLAVQKAVTIRALSGSEVFIHAEVSPGDILIVKGYNDVQDGTLLDIVE
- a CDS encoding TolC family protein, which encodes MHKYLRILLVIFSMLGSGGYAETLELNLEQAIGLALKNNVSMQNVQEDLTKAKAQRKEAFSSALPVISAYGQVSHSFSIASQPMSFPVPFGIIDAAGNPVPLTDASGNPVPFTDPNGNVIPGMNLQMTGVQLVPVNLAFGTDNSMVYGFNLTQPLFEGRVIAAIRGANVYGDLANSVAQVTRLSVIENTKKAFYQTLLADRMTVVMEQSLQVMKQNLDNVSALYAQGKTAEFDVIRADVQVANQTTRVSNARKMRALALAAFKRNCGLSIQQDIKTLGQLEVEIKSDLVLADLEQRLLSNQPLLDQLNSNVQLMKENILMVKAEFMPSVALTGSFQQMLPFNDGSYEEAEFRESSSLALGINLPLFNGFGSTARVQKARADHRKAEYQQQDVRENLLLELKNIYLSIVESSRKIEAGRKGVKQAHKGVDMAQRLFQQGMASQLQVLDAQSASDQAELGLYQAYFEYNSARASLTRALGEE